The DNA segment ttttatactcctatatgattttgttttttttaagtatcatacattcttaattttaaaaaaggagtttaataataatacacTATTAATCcgtaaaaaatatactattagtgtttttttatttataaaatcaatgtaaaatatttttttgttctgcttatatattatatcattttattgcCGCAAGGACtccaatgttaatgatttttggTAAACCAACTTCACATGAAGCTGAGGCCATGACACTTTTATCAACTATTTCTTGGGTCGAATCTGGTGGGTATCAAAATATAACTTTCGAGACTAATTGCAAACATATTGTTGATGATCTCCAAGCAAGGAATTTTGTCAATTCTGAATCtggataatttataaatttaaacttttttctatTTGTAACTCTTGTGTTGAGTTTTTTAGAGGCGAATAAATCAAGTCATTTATTGTTTAGCGAAGATGTTTAAATCTTATACTAATACTAGTATGCATCTTTCGATTCTACAATTTGTATTCCAAATTATATTCCATCTCTTGTTTTGAATGATATAACATAAGATTGTTGGCttcaaaaaagaataataaaacgTGTTATGATATTAActtatacataaaataattttaatttatagaagaaattaatttatttagtcaaaaaagaaattcatttgttttctttttcgatAATTACTTATAACACGTTTATCTAAACCAGAAAAATTTCTCAGAATATTCATAAATCAAAGATGCAATCAGTTTAGACCAAAAACTCAAGAGGAACTTGAGTGTATGGTAAGACACAAATAAGATAGTACGTATGTTTAAAAGTATAATAACCTAATAATACTACTTACGAAAAAATTTGGTGCATTGACGAAATTTGTTCACGCAATTAATAAATTTGGTGTAACGACGCAATTCACACGTTCACGCAATTAATCGCAATTAGTAAAGTCTAATTTTAGATAAAGAGTGAGCAACTCAAACTTTAACATTTCAATATTAAGTGtttcaagttttaatttttctgaATTTAAAATCTGAGTCATCCAATATTCATTTAATGGTTCtcatttgattcattgattGGTTGAATTGATCACAAAAATTCTAGGTCATTTCTTATATATTCCCTTGGCTTTTTTTAAGTGTTGgatgtttagaaaaaaaattatttatattaattatctgTTATTTATAAAgttcaatattatattaattattcttttatctattatatcgttccttatttttaatatttaattattttacacttacatttattttgaaatgagaagaaaaaaaaagataaaaaagaaaatctcgtgattcttttatgttttattctcatattttattcattctgcaaatttgattaattcattttaaagttgagatatttaatcttttatttttttaaaaaatatacgatTTTAGTCCTCTTATATTAAaatagacatttaattttttttattttaaaaaatttacaattttgatcAAATCTTCAACTTTGTtctggttttatttttttttattttgattccatTAAACTTAGACCTATCATATTCATTTAATACATAATCCAAAAATGTTTTAACTAATTACactataagaaataaaagaaatgaaatgtggtaaaaaataaaaaattataccgaAAATGAagattttctaaaatatgagaaccaaaaattttaattttctaaaatatggaaatcaaaattatgaattttttaaaataggggaccaaatatcttaattttaaaaataaagggaccagaattataaattaaataaaataaaaggatgaAGATTACATTTAagcttaaaatttattatttttcttaatttctacgTAATAATCTTAAATCACAcatataattattgattatttcATATAAAACATTGTTTAagtaaaaagtatattttgactttttaatttgattcttgaatGGCCGTGTTAACCTTATTTTAAATGGATAAAAAGTATAAGAttgagataattttaaaaaatgaggatcaaaattaaatattttaataattaaatgagttaaataaataaatagatgatGAATTTCAATCTTTGAATTTGCATCAAtaaggatgtcaaattcaatTGAATAGAAGAAATCAGATTGAGacgtttttaaaaattatagtattagattaatttttttttaaaaatgagacatcaaattaaatattttataataattaagttatttttcattcattagATTACAACCCGTGGTAAAAGATGGAACAGCATTTATGTTAGTAGCATGGATCGTGTTAGTTAACAAAGTGTTCGGTTGGGAGCGCGTGCCTCCTCTCGTTTTGGACATTTTTTACGTGAAAAATGCTTTATACGCGCGTTTACAATAGTAAGCAGTAATTATCCGTCGGTGGGCGCCGAATGAGGCACGTTTCGCATTCTGATTGGAAGCATTCGAAATATTCAACGAACAGTGCGAAATTAGCAGGTACACTAACATGAAAAACTCGTGGCTAACAACAACTTCTCTTCTCTCCGATTATGGCTACTCATCTTTTCAGACTTCCTCTCTTCTCGCAACCCAAGCTCTCCTTCAATCACACGCCTAATCATGCACTCCACTTCATTTCTCCTCTGCCGGCAAAACGACATCGCACCCGCAACCGCCACCGTCGTCGAATTCTCCGGCCACCGTTCTCTGTTTCGAACTCCTTCGGCACCGAGATTGGCTCGCCGGAATTTTCTCTCCTTCAAAGCAGGAGAGAGGCCAAAGACTCGCCGGTTCTGCTCGACGTCACCGGAATGATGTGCGGCGCGTGCGTCTCCCGAGTCAAAAACATCCTCTCCGCTGACGACCGAGTTGACTCGGTCGTGGTCAACATGTTGACCGAGACCGCCGCCGTCAAGCTGCGGCGGATCGAGGAGGAACCGGCGAGCGTCGCGGAGAGCCTCGCTCTGAGACTGAGCGATTGCGGATTTCCGACGAAGAGGAGGGCGTCGAGCTCGGGAGTGACGGAAAACGTGAGGAAGTGGAAGGAGTTGGTGAAGAAGAAGGAGGAATTGGTCGTTAAGAGTCGAAGCCGCGTCGCGTTCGCTTGGACATTGGTCGCATTGTGCTGCGGATCGCACGCTTCGCATATTTTCCACTCCTTGGGGATTCACATTGCTCACGGTAATGCTCGAAATCTTGAATCGAACCTGCGAAGTTCGTTATTCTCTATTCAGTTGCAGATTCGTGTAAATGTAATTATGGAAATAAACCAAGCGAAAAGCtcgcttgcttttctatttgtAGGACCGCTTATGGAGATTCTTCATAGTTCATACTTGAAAGGTGGTTTAGCTTTGGGGTCTCTATTGGGACCAGGACGAGGTTTGTTCGTTTTTCTTTTGAAGAACCATGTCTTGAAGTATTTAAGGATTTAGGAGAATCATGTATTCATAGTGTTACAAATTACAGTTTTCTTACTGTATTAGACTCACGATGATGTCGCAGAGTTACTCTTTGATGGCCTAAACGCATTTAAGAAGGGGTCGCCTAATATGAACTCTCTCGTGGGATTTGGTTCTGTAGCTGCTTTCATCATTAGTTCGGTGAGTTTCTATCTGGAATTTGAGCGTTCCATTAAGTTACTAGACAATTgaatttctgattttgtttaatgtgtcgTTAATTGAAAGTTCGAACTTGTCTTTGCTGTAGATCTCGCTACTTAACCCCGGCCTGGCATGGGATGCATCATTCTTTGATGAACCGGTGATTTTCTTTACTTTCATTGGTCCTGGTATTTATCATTTGAGGATTTGCCACCTCAAGCCAAGCTAGAACAAACTATTACACATCTAGGCTTAGGATCTTCTTTGTTTAGATTTGATTACCTCTTGCCTTTGTAAAAGATGCTATTTATTGTCTTAACTTCTTACATTCTTGTTGAGTATAAGCTCCTCATGTGAGTATTGAATCTTTTAGCATGCAGGTCATGCTTCTTGGTTTCGTGCTTCTGGGACGTTCTCTGGAGGAAAAGGCAAGGATTCAGGCATCTAGCGATATGAATGAACTGCTTGTAAGTTGCAATGTCGTGCACCTCTGTCATCTGATAATATTCCAGCTAAATAAGATTTGTATAACCTGATTATTTGCTATCTGGAGTCAAATATAAGATTTCATCTGATAATGTTTACAAGAACAAATTATTACACATTTTGTAGGGTTCTGTTAATAATACATCATTAACAGGGTTTGATGAGACTTTAGCATTTTGAAGCCTAACTGCTCCAACATCATTGAAACAGACTTTTGATTTAAGAATATGTTCCTTTTgatgattaaaaatttaaatggccTTTGCAGGTTACAGCACAAATGAGACTATACATtggttttacattttaaaatccAAAATCTTATTTCAACTTCCGCTTCCTTCCATTTTCTGATCAATTATTATCtcttagaaaaatgaaaaatccaaGAACTGgaactttttttataagaaaaagtgGCTTACATGAATATTAAGCATCAAATTATAGTTTTACTGTGACGAATGGCAGTTCTTTAGAGTCATGCTTTACCGTAGGTTTAATTACTGTCTTACATGATTACACTGTGGTGAATGTTTTGCCAGTCACTGATATCCACTCAGTCAAGACTTGTGATTACTTCAACAGAAGGTTCACCTTCTACTGACACTGTGCTTTGCTCTGATGCAATTTGTGTTGAAGTCCCAACTGATGATATTCGAGTAGGGGATTCTGTGTTGGTGTTGCCTGGAGAAACTATTCCTATAGATGTAAGCCTTTCTGATTTTTGGTAAAATTCAGTTTATCTTAATCGGAACAATGCTTTAAAGTTATATTTGTGGTACCTGAATTAAGGTTTAAGGACATCTGAAGTTCCTATATTGACTGTGCACACATATCATCACATTAAGTTTCTAGTCACTAGGACCAAGTGCTTAATTAATAGGATGGGCCTAATATGCCATCAATGTCCTATAATAATGACATTGTTATAGAAAATAGTCATTCAAATGTTTACGCTTAAAATTGGAGGCTTCCCTTCATGATTTAAGATGGAATGTATTGAGAAACTTGTTGGTTCATATGATATTGCTAGCTAACTAGAAAAATTCATGAGCAGGGAACGGTCATTTCAGGAAGAAGTGTTATAGATGAATCCATGCTTACAGGGGAATCACTTCCTGTATTTAAGGAGAAAGGGCTCACAGTTTCAGCAGGAACTATAAATTGGGTAAGTCTTGAACTCTGTGTTGTCTCACTAAATTGACATGTGGGCACATGTGAGATTTCAATTCATCTATCTTTGATAAATTGATTGGGAGAAAAATTATTGATCTATTTCTTTGGCCAAACAAATTTCTATTTCAGGATGGTCCTTTAAGGATTGAAGCTTCTTCAACTGGCTCCAACACTATGATATCGAAGATTGTACGCATGGTTGGTATCCCTTTTTCTGTAATGGCTTGTTGGTGTCAGATGCTGTATAATGTAAATGATATGATCATGTTTTTCAGTTCTTTTTTTTCTGAGTTAAGAATGCAATTTCATGCATCCCTAATTGTTAGTTTTATAGGAAAATGTGATGCTGAACATATTGTATAATTACGTTGCTTCATTCAAGTCTTAGAATCATGCAtgttatgatattaatttttcttgagACATTCTGAGCTTGCATTGCTGATTAGTCCATTGACTTGTGATATGTGGAAATCAAACAATTGTATAGAGTTTTGGAAATATTACATCTTTATCTTGTGAAATTTAGGTTGAGGATGCTCAATCACGTGAAGCACCTGTACAAAGGCTTGCAGATTCAATAGCAGGGCCATTTGTATACAGTGTAATGACTTTGTCAGCAGCAACATTTGCATTTTGGTAAGTACTTATATTTCCACAGAAGTTCTTTAGttgataattttatgatttgctCCACTGATCCCAATTCCCAAATGGTAGTGGGGTTTGTCATGGCTATTATTAATTTACTATTATGCCATATTGATGTTATTGTTATCCAACCTATGTGACTCTCCCTGACACTTCAACAGAATTATAGTTGTGTTCTTCTGTGTCCCATGCAGACAttagtgtttatttttcttagaaTCTTGCTATAAGATTTATGATTGTCATGCACATTTAACTTTCCCAAGTAAAAGACTTAATGTATTGTTCATCTTGCCCCTTATATTTGACAAACTAGTTGCATTTGTCTCCAGGTATTTTGTAGGATCACACATATTTCCTGATGTTTTGCTCAACGATATTGCTGGCCCAGAAGGAGATCCTTTGTTGTTGAGTTTAAAACTATCCGTAGATGTTTTGGTGAGAATGAAGCACCCCCTTTTTACTGGCTTTCAGCTTCTGTTGTTGGTTAGGACGTGCTTGACAAAACCTTGCATGTGCTTTTTTTCTGATGAGTCTTCAAAATTGCAAACTGCCTTCGATTTGGACTCTTCACACTAGTCAAAACTAAGGCATAACGCTGTAAGATAGTAGTTGTAATGTTATCTATCTGAAACTGATCGCAACAGTGTGAATAAaagaggaataaaaaaatagggTCATGATGGAATTGctcttgaaaaaagaaaattttcaggCAGGACAGAAATGAATATTGGTGTTTATAATTTACTtgtgagttaatttttttatgagtagTCTTTGCCCCCCACTTTGTAGGTTGTTTCTTGTCCATGTGCACTGGGTCTTGCTACGCCCACAGCAATCTTGGTTGGCACCTCACTTGGTACGAATGCTTATACTTTTTGTATTTAGTAAACTAACATAACTGTTACTACTTTAACAGtgcatgaaatataaataaatatatcacaTTGCTCTTGTAGTTACTCTTTAACATACCATTTGCTATTGGTTGAAATTCAGATTAGACCCACTAAACGAGGTGGTTCCCATTTATTGTTTAATAGGTCCAATATGAATTTCCAATTTGGTTGGCACTGTgtaatgttttcttattttgtttgctattttttctttaatatttcttttataatttttttttcttcgattTCATTATTTGGCATTCTTGATCAACTGTGgttctataaataaaattttttagaatGTGAGTTTGAATCTATCTCAATCTCAAAAGCTAGATCTTAGGGTGAGAGTTGTctctcacttatatattctattgTGGCCTTATCTATAGCCGTTATGAGACTTGGGTTTTTCTCAATACACCCCCTCACCTTACATTATTGGGCTTGGTGAGTGGATGACAAGACTTGAGTTTGACTCAATACACCCCCTCACCTTACACTATTGGGCTTGGTGAGTGGATGACAAGGTGGGTGACACGTTTAATGGATCTAGAATAGACTATGATACTATTTTAGAATGTGATTTAAGCCTAATTCAATCTCAAAAGCTAGTTCATAGGGTGAGGGTTGCCtcccacttatatattctaGTCGATATGGGACTTGAGtttttttcaacaataatatatattaacgatcaagagtcacaactattgCATTATATATTCTAGTCGATATGGGACTTGAGtttttttcaacaataatatattaacgatcaagagtcacaactattgCATTATGAGGGATAAGGTGTCTTCCCTAGTTCTCTTATACAGTTGAATTTGTCAACTTTTATTGTGTAAAACATACTACCTGGCAAACTGATTAGGTATTTATAGtgtcttcaactttattttaactaattctCACAATAGGCATAATACATGTTGTTAATGACCAGGGGCAAGAAAAGGACTTCTTATTAGGGGAGGGGATGTGCTGGAACGCTTGGCTGGAATAAATTATATTGCTCTAGACAAggtaatttcattttcataGACAATATTATCTATCTTTCCTCCCCATACACCATATACAAACATATATATGCTAACCTGTATATATCTGTGGTCTGAATTAATGACTTTAGTAAGATGAATGTCTTAAAGAAAACGTTATTTGTTGAAAGTTTGTATTGTGCATATCAAATTTCACATTGTTCTTCGATAACTTTTTGCTgcataaaaaatcttaaaactaattaataatataccTTTTGAATAACAGAAAATATCAACCGTTTGATTACATGCATTTTtgcttaaaatttcaaaattttggtGTTTAAGACCAACATGATATTTacttgtaaatttttaattcagcAATAGGatttatctaaatcatttttcttactaaatattttagaattgtGTATTATGCTAAGTGTCGAACCCATGTCAATTGATATCCTTCAGAATTAGAAAGAAGTGTAAAAATAGATCGAGAGAGAAAAGTCCAAAGAAGTATGTGAGTGACTGATCCTTTGTGTTTGGCTTTATTGATACTATCTAAATGGTAGCCTTCTAACCTATATAGTATGATGTACTATGTTGTAGAACAAAGATATAGTATACATAACTAATGAacagaattaattattttgaaaaaactaGTACAACTTTTTAGATTGGATatagtttcttttaaaaaaataaaataaaatgaagattcTAACACTATGCTTTCAGACAGGAACCCTTACCAAAGGAAAACCAGTTGTGTCGGCCATAAGCTCTATCCTTTATGGAGAATCTGAAATTCTTCGGCTTGCTGCTGCAGTGGAGAAAACAGCATCTCACCCAATAGCAAAGGCTATTGTCAATAAAGCTGAGTCATTAGAGTTGGTACTTCCCGTTACAAAGGGACAGTTGGTTGAGCCAGGTTTTGGAACTTTAGCAGAAGTTGATGGGCATCTGATTGCAGTTGGGTCTTTAGAATGGGTTCATGAACGCTTCCAGACAAGAGCGAACCCATCTGATTTGACAAATCTGGAGAATAGTTTGATGAATCATTCATTGAATACAACATCTTCAAAGTATTCAAAAACTGTTGTCTATGTTGGACGTGAAGGAGAAGGCATCATTGGTGCGATTGCCATATCTGACACTGTGCGTGAAGATGCTGAATCTACTATAACAAGGTATGTTTATTTTGCTGTATGTGTGTCCTCAGGATACTAGCTATACCCACTCATTTTAGGCAAATAATATCAAAGCTGCTTCTGACCA comes from the Glycine soja cultivar W05 chromosome 6, ASM419377v2, whole genome shotgun sequence genome and includes:
- the LOC114414853 gene encoding copper-transporting ATPase PAA2, chloroplastic, with the translated sequence MATHLFRLPLFSQPKLSFNHTPNHALHFISPLPAKRHRTRNRHRRRILRPPFSVSNSFGTEIGSPEFSLLQSRREAKDSPVLLDVTGMMCGACVSRVKNILSADDRVDSVVVNMLTETAAVKLRRIEEEPASVAESLALRLSDCGFPTKRRASSSGVTENVRKWKELVKKKEELVVKSRSRVAFAWTLVALCCGSHASHIFHSLGIHIAHGPLMEILHSSYLKGGLALGSLLGPGRELLFDGLNAFKKGSPNMNSLVGFGSVAAFIISSISLLNPGLAWDASFFDEPVMLLGFVLLGRSLEEKARIQASSDMNELLSLISTQSRLVITSTEGSPSTDTVLCSDAICVEVPTDDIRVGDSVLVLPGETIPIDGTVISGRSVIDESMLTGESLPVFKEKGLTVSAGTINWDGPLRIEASSTGSNTMISKIVRMVEDAQSREAPVQRLADSIAGPFVYSVMTLSAATFAFWYFVGSHIFPDVLLNDIAGPEGDPLLLSLKLSVDVLVVSCPCALGLATPTAILVGTSLGARKGLLIRGGDVLERLAGINYIALDKTGTLTKGKPVVSAISSILYGESEILRLAAAVEKTASHPIAKAIVNKAESLELVLPVTKGQLVEPGFGTLAEVDGHLIAVGSLEWVHERFQTRANPSDLTNLENSLMNHSLNTTSSKYSKTVVYVGREGEGIIGAIAISDTVREDAESTITRLKQKGIKTVLLSGDREEAVATVADTVGIENDFVKASLSPQQKSGFISSLKAAGHHVAMVGDGINDAPSLAVADVGIALQNEAQENAASDAASIILLGNKISQVVDALDLAQATMGKVYQNLCWAVAYNVVAIPIAAGVLLPHFDFAMTPSLSGGLMALSSIFVVGNSLLLQLHGSQISRKVGSTIEIISSHSNTDMLNLK